In the Campylobacter sp. MIT 12-8780 genome, one interval contains:
- the rfaD gene encoding ADP-glyceromanno-heptose 6-epimerase, producing the protein MKIVITGGAGFIGSQLALALQDKHEILVIDKMRNEEKFSNGNLKSLGHFKNLLGFKGELFVGDINEPCVFEKIEDFKAEVIFHQAAISDTTADDESLILRTNLNSFKNFIDLSIKLKARLIYASSASVYGDAVSPQIVGKDEMPKNPYAFSKLMMDHLAFKYSQKLDIVGLRYFNVYGKGEFFKGKTASMILQFGLQILSGQNPRLFEGSEKIFRDFVYIKDVINANLKALEAKSGVYNVATSIPRSFQDIVDILQIELGTTLPCEYIKNPYAKAYQFHTQADLSNWGGLYEPKFSLEEGIKDYISEIKRIHEKEVNA; encoded by the coding sequence TTTTAGTGATTGATAAGATGAGAAATGAGGAAAAATTTAGCAATGGAAACCTCAAAAGTCTAGGGCATTTTAAAAACCTACTTGGCTTTAAAGGTGAGCTTTTTGTGGGCGATATAAATGAGCCTTGCGTTTTTGAAAAGATTGAGGATTTTAAAGCCGAAGTGATCTTTCATCAAGCAGCCATTTCAGATACTACAGCAGACGATGAAAGTCTTATTTTACGCACAAACTTAAACAGCTTTAAAAACTTTATAGACTTAAGCATAAAGCTTAAAGCAAGACTTATTTACGCAAGTTCAGCTTCAGTGTATGGGGACGCAGTTAGTCCGCAAATCGTAGGAAAAGATGAGATGCCTAAAAATCCTTATGCTTTTTCAAAACTTATGATGGATCATTTGGCTTTTAAATACAGCCAAAAGCTTGATATAGTAGGGCTTAGATATTTTAATGTTTATGGTAAGGGTGAGTTTTTCAAGGGCAAAACAGCGTCGATGATCTTGCAATTTGGCTTGCAAATTTTAAGCGGACAAAATCCGCGTTTGTTTGAGGGAAGTGAAAAAATTTTTAGGGATTTTGTGTATATTAAAGATGTGATAAATGCGAATTTAAAGGCTTTAGAAGCAAAAAGCGGGGTGTATAATGTGGCAACTTCCATTCCAAGAAGCTTTCAAGATATCGTTGATATTTTACAAATTGAGCTTGGCACAACTTTGCCTTGCGAATATATCAAAAATCCTTACGCAAAGGCTTATCAGTTTCACACTCAGGCTGATTTGAGTAATTGGGGCGGGTTGTATGAGCCTAAGTTTAGCTTAGAAGAGGGCATTAAGGACTATATAAGCGAAATTAAACGCATTCATGAAAAGGAAGTAAATGCTTGA
- the rfaE1 gene encoding D-glycero-beta-D-manno-heptose-7-phosphate kinase: protein MLDFLADKSPKILVVGDLMVDNYIWCDCERVSPEAPVLVMKSKSQDKRLGGAANVYANLKALNANVKALSVVGDDEAGEFLKTRIDGVLLTQKGRKTSLKNRIISHSQQVLRLDDESTEYISLEDELIAEFEACVKEYQSVVLSDYGKGVLSPKVTRALIRKANELNIPILIDPKGSDYSKYTGATLLTPNKKEALEALKMSDLDGDNLKKGIKELKEKFQLEYSLITLSEAGIAVFDDDLHIIEATAREVFDVTGAGDSVIAMLAFCFALKVPLIKACELANAAAAVVVSKVGSVSVSFEEIKNYGKTSFEAKIITKNALAKRLAHLGKKVVFTNGCFDILHFGHIKYLEKARNLGDLLVVGLNSDASVKRLKGKTRPVNSQFQRAALLAALYFVDFVVIFDEDTPYELIQALKPDILVKGADYEGKEVVGADLVERVELIAFEEGFSTSLIIDKIKENKC from the coding sequence ATGCTTGATTTTCTAGCTGATAAAAGCCCTAAAATCCTTGTTGTTGGGGATTTGATGGTGGATAATTATATTTGGTGTGATTGTGAGCGTGTAAGTCCTGAAGCCCCTGTTTTAGTGATGAAATCAAAAAGCCAGGATAAAAGGCTTGGCGGAGCAGCAAATGTTTATGCGAATTTAAAGGCTTTAAATGCTAATGTCAAGGCTTTAAGCGTAGTGGGCGATGATGAGGCTGGGGAATTTCTAAAGACAAGGATTGATGGGGTTTTACTCACTCAAAAAGGACGCAAAACTTCGCTCAAAAACCGCATTATTTCTCACTCTCAACAGGTTTTACGCCTTGATGATGAAAGCACTGAGTATATCAGTTTAGAAGATGAGTTGATCGCTGAGTTTGAAGCATGTGTTAAAGAGTATCAAAGCGTGGTTTTAAGTGATTATGGAAAGGGTGTTTTAAGTCCTAAGGTAACAAGGGCGCTCATTAGAAAAGCAAACGAGTTAAACATACCCATACTCATCGATCCAAAGGGGAGTGATTACTCAAAATATACAGGGGCAACCTTACTTACTCCAAATAAAAAAGAAGCCTTAGAAGCCCTTAAAATGAGCGATTTAGATGGGGATAATCTTAAAAAAGGTATTAAAGAGCTTAAAGAAAAGTTTCAGCTTGAATACTCACTCATTACCCTTTCAGAAGCTGGTATAGCTGTGTTTGATGATGATTTGCATATCATTGAGGCTACGGCAAGAGAGGTTTTTGATGTAACAGGGGCTGGAGATAGCGTCATAGCCATGCTTGCTTTTTGTTTTGCTTTGAAAGTGCCTCTTATAAAAGCTTGCGAGTTGGCAAACGCTGCAGCTGCTGTTGTGGTAAGCAAGGTAGGAAGTGTGAGTGTGAGTTTTGAGGAGATTAAAAACTACGGCAAAACAAGCTTTGAAGCTAAGATTATCACAAAAAATGCCCTTGCTAAAAGACTTGCCCATCTTGGCAAAAAGGTGGTTTTTACCAATGGTTGTTTTGATATTTTGCATTTTGGACATATCAAATACCTTGAAAAAGCAAGAAATTTAGGCGATTTGCTCGTGGTGGGGTTAAACTCAGATGCTAGTGTAAAGCGTTTAAAAGGTAAAACGCGTCCTGTAAATAGCCAGTTTCAAAGAGCGGCTTTGCTTGCAGCACTTTATTTTGTGGATTTTGTCGTGATTTTTGATGAGGATACGCCTTATGAGTTGATTCAAGCTTTAAAGCCAGATATTTTGGTTAAAGGGGCTGATTATGAGGGCAAAGAAGTTGTCGGGGCTGATTTGGTTGAAAGAGTTGAGCTTATAGCCTTTGAAGAGGGCTTTAGCACGAGTTTGATTATAGATAAAATAAAGGAGAATAAATGCTAA
- the gmhA gene encoding D-sedoheptulose 7-phosphate isomerase — MLSIIEKEFEEHQKTLEASKLLKEQIAKISSMLITCLKNGGKVLICGNGGSAADAQHFAAELSGRYKKERKALTGIALTTDTSALSAIGNDYGFEFVFSRQVEALGREEDILIGISTSGKSPNVLEAFQKAKSLNMHCIGLSGKGGGAMNELCELNLVVPSDDTARIQEMHILSIHAICQLIDEAF, encoded by the coding sequence ATGCTAAGTATCATAGAAAAAGAGTTTGAAGAACATCAAAAAACCCTTGAGGCAAGTAAGCTTTTAAAGGAGCAAATCGCAAAAATTTCGAGTATGCTTATCACTTGCCTTAAAAATGGCGGAAAAGTGCTAATTTGTGGCAATGGAGGTTCAGCAGCAGACGCTCAACACTTCGCAGCTGAATTAAGCGGGCGTTATAAAAAAGAGCGCAAAGCTTTAACAGGCATAGCTTTGACAACTGATACATCAGCTCTTAGTGCTATAGGCAATGATTATGGTTTTGAGTTTGTGTTTTCAAGACAGGTTGAGGCTTTGGGGCGAGAAGAAGACATTTTAATAGGCATTTCAACTAGTGGAAAAAGCCCTAATGTGCTTGAAGCTTTTCAAAAAGCAAAAAGCTTAAATATGCACTGCATAGGACTTAGTGGCAAGGGTGGAGGAGCTATGAATGAGCTTTGCGAGCTTAATTTAGTCGTTCCAAGCGATGATACAGCAAGGATTCAAGAAATGCATATCTTAAGCATACATGCTATTTGTCAGCTTATCGATGAGGCGTTTTGA